In Streptomyces sp. NBC_00433, a single genomic region encodes these proteins:
- a CDS encoding DUF4032 domain-containing protein translates to MPLQIRAFDAGHPSQLLDLEWHLPLEEWSDENLVALPRGISRHVVRFARAGDEVVAIKEVSEWAAVREYGLLRDLDRLSIPAVDPIAVVTGRVAADGTPLEPALITRHLNGSLPYRSMFETTMRPGTVNRLLDALAVLLVRLHLVGFAWGDCSLSNTLFRRDAGAYAAYLVDAETGQIQPELTAGQRDYDIELARVNIAGELMDLEAGGSLHPSVDPVTFAEAICSRYTDLWHELTRESVYPADKRHYIDRRIRRLNDLGFDVAEMQIQRSPSGDTVTFLPKVVDAGHHQRQLLRLTGMDTEENQARSLLNDLDSWMTTQDDYAPGDPMGLGARPEVLAHRWVRQVFRPAVRLIPADLRRSMEPAQIYHELLEHRWYLSEAAGHDVGFDEAVADYLSDVLPRIPDPNALVPEPE, encoded by the coding sequence ATGCCGCTGCAGATCAGGGCCTTCGACGCCGGCCACCCCTCCCAGCTGCTCGACCTCGAATGGCACCTGCCGCTCGAGGAGTGGTCGGACGAGAACCTGGTCGCGCTGCCGCGCGGCATCTCGCGGCACGTCGTGCGCTTCGCGCGGGCCGGCGACGAGGTCGTGGCGATCAAGGAGGTCAGCGAGTGGGCGGCCGTACGCGAATACGGGCTGCTGCGGGACCTCGACCGGCTCTCCATACCCGCGGTCGACCCGATCGCCGTGGTCACCGGGCGGGTCGCCGCCGACGGCACGCCGCTGGAGCCGGCGCTGATCACCCGGCACCTGAACGGCTCGCTGCCCTACCGCTCGATGTTCGAGACGACGATGCGCCCCGGGACGGTCAACCGGCTGCTCGACGCGCTCGCGGTGCTGCTGGTGCGGCTGCACCTGGTGGGCTTCGCGTGGGGCGACTGCTCGCTGTCCAACACCCTCTTCCGGCGCGACGCCGGCGCCTATGCCGCGTATCTGGTGGACGCCGAGACCGGGCAGATCCAGCCGGAGCTGACCGCCGGGCAGCGGGACTACGACATCGAGCTGGCCCGGGTGAACATCGCCGGTGAGCTGATGGACCTGGAGGCCGGCGGCTCGCTGCACCCCTCGGTGGACCCGGTGACCTTCGCCGAGGCGATCTGCTCCCGCTACACCGACCTGTGGCACGAGCTGACCCGCGAGTCGGTCTACCCGGCGGACAAGCGGCACTACATCGACCGCCGCATCCGCCGCCTCAACGACCTCGGCTTCGACGTCGCCGAGATGCAGATCCAGCGCTCGCCGAGCGGCGACACCGTGACCTTCCTGCCGAAGGTGGTGGACGCCGGGCACCACCAGCGCCAGCTGCTGCGGCTGACCGGCATGGACACCGAGGAGAACCAGGCCCGCAGCCTGCTCAACGACCTGGACTCCTGGATGACCACCCAGGACGACTACGCCCCCGGCGACCCCATGGGCCTGGGCGCCCGCCCCGAGGTGCTCGCGCACCGCTGGGTGCGGCAGGTCTTCCGGCCCGCGGTCCGGCTGATCCCGGCCGACCTGCGCCGCAGCATGGAGCCCGCGCAGATCTACCACGAGCTGCTCGAACACCGCTGGTACCTGTCGGAGGCCGCCGGCCACGACGTCGGCTTCGACGAGGCGGTGGCCGACTACCTCTCCGACGTCCTGCCGCGCATACCGGACCCGAACGCGCTGGTGCCCGAGCCCGAGTAG
- a CDS encoding Gfo/Idh/MocA family oxidoreductase yields MRHAGQQGPTGVSDPVSTGQGPWAAGDPGPGDEPESVPAPVRVVIIGAGKVAHAAHLREIRDLPQLIRPVAVIDPDPRQRAALMAGFPRLTVCGTPEESVWAGATAALVLSPWWTHRDAVLGCLDAGLPVLCEKPVSLDPAEIDELIAAEVRTGVPVTAGYMKRHDPVVQLFIDHCREHAATARRITVDIHDPNAPHLVDHLVPYPPPPFGPQSPPAEAALVRALGEDASATQREVYARGLGGSLIHQVNIVHAALEGTGRELYGSLEHSMQWAGGSAVSCRWRPDGDLVVEASHLRLPAHRRYRETLEFTGTDSVATLTLPSPYARDEGATLHIDTWDADGMSTRRTHRAGPARIGFREQLRAWTRSVSWVPNPGPRPAPRPGIWPLPGLREVRADALAVREAALRLT; encoded by the coding sequence ATGCGTCACGCGGGGCAGCAGGGACCGACCGGGGTGTCGGACCCCGTCAGCACAGGACAGGGCCCGTGGGCGGCAGGTGACCCCGGTCCCGGCGACGAGCCGGAGTCCGTACCGGCACCAGTACGGGTGGTCATCATCGGTGCGGGCAAGGTCGCGCACGCCGCGCATCTGCGCGAGATCCGCGATCTGCCGCAGTTGATCAGGCCGGTCGCCGTGATCGATCCCGATCCCCGGCAGCGCGCCGCACTGATGGCCGGTTTTCCCCGCCTCACGGTGTGCGGCACACCGGAGGAGTCGGTGTGGGCGGGGGCGACGGCCGCGCTCGTCCTGTCGCCGTGGTGGACCCACCGGGACGCGGTGCTCGGCTGCCTGGACGCCGGGCTGCCGGTGCTGTGCGAGAAGCCGGTCAGCCTGGACCCGGCCGAGATCGACGAGCTGATCGCGGCCGAGGTGCGCACCGGGGTCCCGGTCACCGCCGGCTACATGAAGCGGCACGACCCGGTGGTGCAGCTCTTCATCGACCACTGCCGCGAGCACGCGGCCACCGCCCGCAGGATCACCGTCGACATCCACGACCCCAACGCCCCGCACCTGGTCGACCACCTGGTGCCGTATCCGCCGCCGCCCTTCGGCCCGCAGTCGCCGCCCGCCGAGGCCGCGCTGGTCCGCGCGCTCGGCGAGGACGCCTCGGCGACCCAGCGCGAGGTCTACGCCCGCGGCCTGGGCGGTTCGCTGATCCACCAGGTCAACATCGTGCACGCGGCGCTCGAAGGCACCGGGCGCGAGCTGTACGGCAGCCTGGAGCACAGCATGCAGTGGGCCGGCGGCAGCGCGGTCAGCTGCCGCTGGCGGCCCGACGGCGACCTCGTGGTCGAGGCGAGCCACCTGCGGCTGCCCGCCCACCGGCGCTACCGCGAGACGCTGGAATTCACCGGCACCGACTCGGTCGCCACCCTCACCCTGCCCTCGCCCTACGCCCGTGACGAGGGCGCGACCCTGCACATCGACACCTGGGACGCCGACGGCATGTCCACCCGCCGCACCCACCGGGCGGGCCCGGCAAGGATCGGCTTCCGCGAGCAGTTGCGGGCCTGGACTCGCAGCGTGTCCTGGGTACCGAACCCCGGGCCGCGCCCGGCCCCCCGCCCCGGCATCTGGCCGCTGCCCGGCCTGCGCGAGGTGCGGGCGGACGCGCTGGCCGTACGGGAGGCGGCGCTGCGGCTGACCTGA
- a CDS encoding LuxR C-terminal-related transcriptional regulator: MANSVRGGGSNAADIGLALYQTLRTNGSSVPAKAAAALGLTEAEAEAGWRELEELGLIRPGDTADVVDPVEPDTALIELLARQRTSLRRQRDELTSMVTAAESLMERYRPAVMRENAEIEVELVTKDHRRRQFLRDFDATITESASWMHPGPLPSSEVLAGSLTADNALIARGIKVRAIYGQSINSAPRQRKYLSDLTAAGVDVRLAPQVPFDLLMADTHSALVLANPEDPSGPAVVVRGPALVRSYVAMYEDCWLRSVPYSANVANGIDADNELTEQHRTTMRLLANGLTDERIARKLGVSLRTVSRLVSEIMRYLEADSRFQAGVLAAAHGLI, encoded by the coding sequence GTGGCCAATTCGGTGAGGGGTGGTGGGTCGAATGCGGCCGACATCGGGCTCGCCCTTTATCAGACACTGCGCACCAACGGCTCCTCCGTCCCGGCCAAGGCCGCGGCCGCGCTCGGGCTGACCGAGGCGGAGGCCGAGGCGGGCTGGCGGGAGCTGGAGGAGCTGGGGCTGATCCGCCCCGGCGACACCGCGGACGTGGTGGACCCGGTCGAACCGGACACCGCGCTGATCGAGCTGCTGGCCAGGCAGCGGACGTCGCTGCGCCGCCAGCGCGACGAGCTGACCTCGATGGTCACCGCCGCCGAGTCGCTGATGGAGCGGTACCGCCCCGCGGTGATGCGGGAGAACGCCGAGATCGAGGTCGAGCTGGTCACCAAGGACCACCGGCGGCGGCAGTTCCTGCGCGACTTCGACGCGACGATCACCGAGTCGGCCAGCTGGATGCACCCGGGGCCACTGCCGTCCAGCGAGGTCCTCGCGGGCTCGCTGACCGCGGACAACGCACTCATAGCCCGCGGCATAAAGGTGCGCGCCATTTATGGCCAGAGCATTAATTCAGCACCAAGGCAACGGAAATACCTGTCCGATCTGACAGCCGCGGGAGTGGATGTGCGATTGGCGCCGCAGGTGCCTTTCGACCTCCTGATGGCCGATACACACAGTGCGCTGGTCCTGGCTAATCCGGAAGATCCTTCCGGTCCCGCGGTAGTGGTGCGCGGACCCGCTCTCGTACGTTCGTACGTGGCAATGTACGAGGATTGCTGGCTGCGTTCGGTCCCTTACTCTGCGAACGTGGCGAACGGCATCGACGCGGACAACGAGCTGACTGAGCAGCACCGCACGACGATGCGACTGCTGGCCAACGGCTTGACGGACGAGCGGATCGCGCGAAAACTCGGGGTATCACTGAGGACGGTGAGCCGCCTGGTTTCTGAGATCATGCGGTATCTTGAAGCCGACAGCCGATTCCAGGCAGGGGTTCTCGCGGCAGCGCACGGCCTGATCTGA
- a CDS encoding glutathione peroxidase — protein sequence MSPLHDIPLQTLDGAPTTLADHRGKAVLVVNVASKCGLTPQYEGLERLQQTYAARGFTVLGVPCNQFGGQEPGTAEEIQTFCSTTYGVSFPLLAKADVNGANRHPLYAELAQLPDAAGEAGDITWNFEKFLLNGSGEAVARFRPAVAPEASEVTVAIEALLAS from the coding sequence ATGAGCCCCCTTCACGACATCCCGCTGCAGACCCTCGACGGCGCCCCCACCACGCTGGCCGACCACCGCGGCAAGGCCGTCCTGGTGGTCAACGTGGCGTCCAAGTGCGGGCTGACCCCGCAGTACGAAGGCCTGGAGCGGCTCCAGCAGACGTATGCCGCGCGCGGCTTCACGGTGCTCGGCGTGCCCTGCAACCAGTTCGGCGGCCAGGAGCCCGGCACCGCCGAGGAGATCCAGACCTTCTGCTCCACCACCTACGGCGTCAGCTTCCCGCTGCTGGCGAAGGCCGACGTCAACGGTGCGAACCGCCACCCGCTCTATGCCGAGCTGGCCCAGCTGCCCGACGCGGCGGGCGAAGCGGGAGATATCACCTGGAATTTCGAGAAGTTCCTGCTCAACGGGTCGGGTGAGGCCGTCGCCCGATTCCGCCCCGCCGTAGCCCCGGAGGCGTCCGAGGTCACTGTGGCGATCGAGGCGCTGCTGGCGTCCTGA
- a CDS encoding pentapeptide repeat-containing protein: MTAKDARAAVPEDLADLPYAALLSPHTGPLAVEEDYDTVHLDRLDVAPGTRAAGARFLESAITDCVLDGTDLRGARFNDAWASGTRFTGCTLASSQWLDTALVGCSLAGVELYDAVLRRVTFVRCKLDSVNLRSAALYDVVFEDCVLRDVDLGEARLDGVTFPGSRIEQARFGRAKLKNADLRGALGIDLADGCESLRGAVITPAQLLDLAPALAQTLGLTVAEPALTSHPDRSIKR; the protein is encoded by the coding sequence GTGACCGCAAAGGACGCTCGTGCCGCCGTGCCCGAGGACCTCGCCGACCTGCCGTATGCCGCGCTGCTGAGCCCGCACACCGGCCCGCTGGCCGTCGAGGAGGACTACGACACCGTCCACCTCGACCGGCTCGACGTGGCCCCGGGCACCCGCGCGGCCGGCGCGCGCTTCCTGGAGTCCGCGATCACCGACTGCGTCCTGGACGGCACCGACCTGCGCGGCGCCCGCTTCAACGACGCGTGGGCCTCCGGCACCCGCTTCACCGGATGCACCCTGGCCTCCAGCCAGTGGCTGGACACCGCGCTGGTCGGCTGCTCGCTGGCCGGCGTCGAGCTCTACGACGCGGTGCTGCGCCGCGTCACCTTCGTCCGCTGCAAGCTCGACTCGGTCAACCTGCGCTCGGCCGCGCTGTACGACGTCGTCTTCGAGGACTGCGTGCTGCGCGACGTCGATCTCGGCGAGGCCCGGCTCGACGGGGTGACCTTCCCCGGCAGCCGGATCGAGCAGGCCAGATTCGGCCGCGCCAAGCTGAAGAACGCCGACCTGCGCGGCGCCCTGGGCATCGACCTCGCCGACGGCTGCGAATCGCTGCGCGGCGCCGTGATCACCCCGGCCCAGCTGCTCGACCTCGCCCCCGCACTCGCCCAGACCCTCGGCCTCACCGTGGCCGAGCCCGCCCTCACGTCCCACCCCGACAGGAGCATCAAGCGATGA